A stretch of Caenibius tardaugens NBRC 16725 DNA encodes these proteins:
- a CDS encoding fimbria/pilus outer membrane usher protein: MRRIIPSRPLGIALPTLSGLCAFAFCHPAQAASHFDEIPAALGSAEAGQAIHAVALQLEIVINGVPSGVIIPVWANNGQFSIAAGDLRALALPVEGDPNALIALAQLPGVSVTYDAPNQRLNLQVPSAWLQNQTITIDRGRRRVTAQSSTGALFNYELYAADGPRSAPMVSLWNELRLFGPMGMVSSTGVLRHNGSDTHYMRYDTRWTYSDQDSMVTYEAGDIATRSLPWTSAIRLGGFQISRDFSVRPDVVTYPVPAFAGEAALPSAVELFIDNHQAFGGKVQPGPFTMTPLPQMNGAGQASVVVTDALGRQVTTTVPFYVSSTLLRAGLTDYAASVGIVRQSYGLRSFDYGQLAASGSFRHGLTDAITLEGHLEATKSLVVGGAGTVFRLGVLGIINAAFSYSRHGGRDDRGSGSQIVIGYQYQRRNFTFAANHTRQSAGFTDLAMIDRLDRNENFERRRSEMTSVSASLALGKFGSLGAGYIDARWRGEKRIRLVNASWSLPIGRSINLFASGTYEVGSDNWAGSLNLLIPLGGSRGTVSSNIVRDDDGQISSRIDYTRSVPTHGGLGWSASLARLGDGDIYADGDLTWRTADIELRGGAYGSGGDITRWLGASGSLVWMDGDMFTANRISDAFALVSTGGTKGVPVYYENQMVGRSNADGHVLVPWASAYYPAKYAVDPLALSDDMTADVVSRNIAIRRGSGYVVDFPIRRMVAARMIATAADGTPLPVGSAVRVNDSSSTYVGWDGVVFAEDLAASNEMAVTLRDGSVCRASFAIDINAGGIADLGTVPCR; this comes from the coding sequence ATGCGGCGCATCATACCCTCACGCCCCTTGGGTATCGCTCTGCCCACCCTCTCGGGTTTATGCGCCTTCGCTTTCTGCCACCCGGCGCAGGCCGCGTCGCATTTTGACGAAATCCCTGCGGCCCTTGGCTCTGCCGAAGCCGGGCAAGCGATCCATGCGGTTGCCCTCCAGCTCGAAATTGTCATCAATGGCGTGCCGAGCGGGGTTATCATTCCGGTATGGGCCAATAACGGGCAGTTCAGCATAGCGGCTGGCGATTTGCGCGCGCTCGCCCTGCCGGTTGAAGGCGATCCCAACGCTCTGATCGCGCTTGCGCAATTGCCCGGCGTTTCCGTGACGTATGACGCGCCCAATCAGCGCCTCAATCTACAGGTTCCTTCTGCATGGTTGCAAAACCAGACGATCACAATCGATCGCGGGCGCCGTCGGGTTACAGCACAAAGCAGCACGGGCGCCCTGTTCAATTACGAACTCTATGCCGCAGATGGCCCCCGCTCGGCCCCGATGGTCTCGCTCTGGAACGAACTGCGCCTGTTTGGGCCAATGGGCATGGTCAGCAGCACCGGCGTGCTGCGCCATAACGGGTCCGACACACACTATATGCGCTACGACACGCGTTGGACTTATTCCGATCAGGATAGCATGGTCACTTACGAAGCGGGGGACATCGCCACCCGATCCCTGCCATGGACCAGCGCGATCCGATTGGGCGGCTTCCAGATTTCGCGTGATTTTTCCGTCCGACCCGATGTCGTGACTTATCCTGTCCCGGCATTCGCCGGCGAAGCCGCGCTGCCTTCGGCCGTTGAACTGTTCATCGATAATCATCAGGCGTTCGGCGGCAAAGTCCAGCCCGGCCCGTTTACGATGACACCCCTGCCGCAGATGAACGGCGCCGGGCAAGCCAGCGTGGTGGTGACCGATGCGCTGGGGCGGCAGGTCACCACCACAGTCCCGTTTTATGTGTCGAGCACGCTCCTGCGCGCGGGTTTGACAGATTATGCCGCGTCGGTCGGCATAGTGCGCCAGAGCTATGGTTTACGCAGTTTCGACTATGGGCAGCTCGCCGCCAGCGGATCGTTCCGCCACGGCCTGACAGACGCCATAACGCTGGAAGGCCATCTCGAAGCCACGAAATCGCTCGTGGTGGGTGGAGCTGGCACCGTGTTTCGCCTCGGCGTGCTGGGCATTATCAACGCGGCCTTCAGTTACAGTCGCCATGGAGGCCGCGACGACAGGGGCAGCGGCAGCCAGATCGTGATCGGTTACCAGTATCAAAGGCGGAATTTCACCTTTGCGGCCAATCACACGCGGCAAAGCGCCGGTTTCACCGATTTAGCGATGATCGACAGGCTGGACCGCAACGAGAATTTCGAACGACGGCGATCCGAAATGACCTCGGTCAGCGCCAGCCTTGCTCTCGGCAAATTCGGTTCGCTGGGCGCGGGATATATCGATGCACGCTGGCGTGGCGAAAAGCGTATCCGGCTGGTCAACGCCAGCTGGTCACTACCGATCGGACGATCGATCAATCTGTTCGCATCGGGCACATACGAAGTGGGCTCCGACAACTGGGCAGGATCGCTCAACCTGCTGATCCCGCTGGGCGGATCGCGCGGCACAGTCAGCAGCAATATCGTGCGCGATGATGATGGCCAGATCAGCAGCCGCATCGATTACACGCGCTCTGTGCCCACGCACGGGGGCCTCGGCTGGAGCGCCTCGCTGGCCCGGCTGGGCGATGGCGATATCTATGCCGATGGCGACCTGACCTGGCGCACCGCCGATATCGAATTGCGCGGCGGTGCCTATGGCAGCGGCGGCGATATCACGCGATGGCTTGGGGCCAGCGGATCGCTTGTCTGGATGGATGGCGACATGTTCACCGCGAACCGCATTTCCGATGCCTTTGCGCTGGTTTCCACCGGCGGCACAAAGGGGGTTCCGGTCTACTACGAAAACCAGATGGTCGGGCGCAGCAACGCGGACGGGCATGTTCTGGTGCCCTGGGCCAGCGCTTATTACCCCGCCAAATATGCCGTTGATCCGCTTGCACTGTCCGACGATATGACGGCCGACGTGGTATCCCGGAATATCGCGATCCGGCGAGGCAGCGGATACGTCGTCGATTTTCCAATCCGCCGGATGGTTGCGGCCAGAATGATCGCCACCGCCGCCGATGGCACGCCGCTGCCCGTGGGTTCGGCCGTCCGGGTCAACGACAGCAGTTCAACCTATGTGGGGTGGGATGGCGTGGTCTTCGCAGAAGACCTTGCCGCAAGCAACGAAATGGCCGTGACCTTGCGCGATGGCTCCGTATGCCGGGCATCATTTGCCATCGATATCAACGCTGGCGGAATTGCCGATCTGGGGACAGTGCCATGCCGATAG
- a CDS encoding winged helix DNA-binding protein → MTQANFMYDAVNDRAGLPLTVAIFADRPHVRAEMRDDAEAAGFLLSTSGDVAALLAGDDIRVLGDIVLLDCPVLDAASMAALCRLDLRAARAGAHLVVSTSVDALDDVFACLDQSNPQILVDPDRAERVIALGRVLAQMPGQRMRELSQEDRLLLLRLTEQVSQLAARLGTPDQRDHPVRESGLWQVEAPRKGFRGADGGQNDGRNDGRLRPGGTPALPDPQRIRQVIRNRQLRTRFFDAALFADPAWDILLDLSAARGEGRQVSVTSLCIASGVPATTALRWIAQMSEVGLLERVADEQDGRRAFIGLSQAAADGMARYFAELDTGAGQAA, encoded by the coding sequence ATGACGCAAGCGAACTTCATGTATGATGCGGTGAACGACCGGGCTGGCTTGCCTCTTACCGTGGCGATTTTTGCGGACCGGCCGCATGTTCGTGCGGAAATGCGCGACGATGCGGAAGCCGCCGGTTTTCTGCTTTCCACTTCGGGCGACGTGGCGGCGCTGCTCGCAGGGGACGATATACGCGTTCTTGGCGATATCGTTCTGCTGGATTGTCCTGTGCTCGATGCTGCCAGCATGGCGGCGTTGTGCCGGCTCGATCTTCGCGCCGCACGGGCTGGGGCGCATCTGGTGGTTTCGACCTCAGTCGATGCGTTGGATGACGTGTTTGCCTGTCTCGATCAATCGAACCCGCAAATCCTTGTCGATCCCGATCGGGCGGAACGGGTGATCGCGCTCGGGCGCGTGTTGGCGCAGATGCCCGGCCAGCGCATGCGCGAACTGTCGCAGGAAGACCGGCTGCTGCTGTTGCGGCTGACGGAACAGGTCAGCCAGCTTGCCGCCCGGCTCGGGACGCCCGATCAGCGTGACCATCCGGTGCGCGAATCCGGCCTGTGGCAGGTGGAAGCCCCGCGCAAGGGTTTTCGCGGCGCGGACGGCGGCCAGAATGATGGGCGTAATGACGGGCGGCTTCGCCCCGGCGGAACCCCGGCGCTGCCTGATCCGCAGCGTATCCGGCAGGTTATCCGCAATCGCCAGCTGCGTACGCGTTTCTTCGATGCTGCGCTGTTTGCTGATCCCGCCTGGGATATCCTGCTCGATCTCAGTGCCGCGCGTGGGGAAGGGCGGCAGGTTTCGGTCACTTCGCTGTGCATCGCCTCGGGTGTTCCGGCAACCACGGCTTTGCGCTGGATTGCGCAGATGTCTGAGGTCGGGCTTCTGGAAAGGGTGGCGGACGAACAGGATGGCAGGCGCGCCTTTATCGGACTGTCGCAGGCTGCTGCCGATGGCATGGCGCGGTATTTTGCGGAATTGGATACAGGCGCCGGGCAAGCGGCCTGA
- a CDS encoding tyrosine-type recombinase/integrase: MSEYTLTTHRGKLALTYRDAAGKPRRVSTGTADRGRAEAIARQLWARITTPATERIADLWPRYVADRIKDGARADRFKAHWTALEPYFGHRLGTAVEKDDCRSYATERRKAGYAASTIKTDLELLRACLRWRYGENAPALWIPPASAPRDRWLRKDEARRIVEAAKSPHIKLFLVLGLATGARAGAILDLTWDRVDFIHGTIDYRPPGRIQTNKRRTVVPMNNIAREALQEAYAGRLTGNVIEYNRKPVSSVKKAIERLAKDTRIPFSPHVLRHTCAVWMAQADVPMQKISQYLGHTSLNMTVSTYARYSPSFMKDAGAAAEF; this comes from the coding sequence ATGTCAGAATACACCCTCACCACTCACCGAGGAAAGCTTGCCCTCACCTATCGAGATGCAGCAGGTAAACCGCGCAGAGTTTCGACTGGCACGGCAGATCGGGGACGGGCCGAGGCTATCGCCCGTCAACTTTGGGCCCGGATAACCACTCCGGCGACCGAACGGATTGCCGACTTGTGGCCCCGCTATGTTGCCGACCGAATCAAGGATGGTGCACGCGCTGACCGCTTCAAGGCTCACTGGACGGCATTGGAGCCGTACTTCGGTCACAGGCTGGGAACGGCTGTCGAGAAGGATGATTGCCGCTCATACGCCACCGAGCGGAGAAAGGCGGGTTATGCGGCCAGCACGATCAAGACCGATCTTGAACTGCTGCGCGCGTGCCTGCGCTGGCGATACGGCGAAAACGCGCCCGCCCTCTGGATACCGCCTGCATCCGCCCCGCGTGACCGCTGGTTGCGGAAGGATGAGGCACGGCGAATCGTGGAGGCGGCAAAGTCTCCGCACATCAAACTGTTTCTGGTGCTGGGACTGGCGACCGGGGCCCGCGCTGGGGCGATTCTCGATCTCACATGGGATCGGGTCGACTTCATACACGGGACGATCGACTACCGCCCACCCGGGCGAATCCAGACGAACAAGCGCCGAACGGTGGTTCCGATGAACAACATTGCGCGCGAAGCCTTGCAGGAAGCCTACGCGGGCCGACTGACGGGCAACGTGATCGAGTACAACCGCAAGCCGGTGTCATCGGTGAAGAAGGCGATAGAGCGACTGGCGAAAGACACGCGCATACCGTTTTCGCCCCACGTTCTGCGGCACACGTGCGCAGTATGGATGGCCCAAGCGGACGTGCCGATGCAGAAAATCAGCCAGTATTTGGGGCATACATCGTTGAATATGACCGTCAGCACGTACGCCAGGTATTCGCCTTCGTTCATGAAGGACGCGGGCGCGGCGGCGGAGTTTTGA
- a CDS encoding L,D-transpeptidase family protein produces MKPRALLVLLLPVLTAGAQAQDSLSLPPLTQAVDYVQVSKSGRTLTLYRKGQALRTYSGIQLGDAPVGHKRFQGDERTPEGRYRIDYRNPQSRYHLSLHISYPNAQDRAYARGRGRSPGGDIFIHGQPNGFPMRPIGDWTDGCIALSNEEMEEMWNVVPDGTVIDIHP; encoded by the coding sequence ATGAAACCGCGTGCTCTGCTCGTTCTGCTGTTGCCGGTGCTGACTGCCGGGGCGCAGGCGCAAGATTCCCTTTCGTTGCCGCCGCTGACGCAGGCGGTGGACTATGTGCAGGTCAGCAAGTCGGGACGCACGCTCACGCTCTATCGCAAGGGCCAGGCCCTGCGGACATATAGCGGCATCCAACTGGGTGATGCACCCGTGGGGCACAAGCGCTTTCAGGGGGACGAACGAACCCCCGAAGGCCGCTATCGCATCGATTATCGCAATCCGCAGAGCCGCTATCACCTCTCGCTCCACATATCCTACCCCAATGCGCAGGATCGCGCCTATGCGCGGGGCAGGGGGCGTTCGCCCGGCGGCGACATCTTCATTCATGGACAACCCAACGGTTTTCCCATGCGCCCGATCGGCGATTGGACCGATGGGTGCATTGCCTTGTCCAATGAAGAGATGGAAGAAATGTGGAATGTCGTACCCGATGGTACAGTTATCGATATTCATCCATGA
- a CDS encoding P22 phage major capsid protein family protein has translation MANQFLNAQEYANVMLKMTKNALVTGKLVDGELKNEVTDENGLSVSTKRPPRFAPNDSSAMSAALAAQDIVTGSVNVAVDQYAKVHVSVGDIEYVQSFNELMKNATMKAAASTLAHQFDSHLQKQVAKFSSYIGDTTTDWATPAEFAADAGLAIQSPAQFNRVHTRLMDLGVPNSDINSTVLFNDGEKIRGSLIGGSIDGTNKSALERIKIPVLSEIDAYATQQCPSLATGTRVSALTSLIDNGTLSVNYRDVKNTMVQTIHIDGQASGVTIKTGEKITIAGVYAYDWRNQVALPYLQTFVVLGGASTASGSVPTTSPLGTAITTDANGDVDLIISPPIIVPGTNDGVSTLANTAFATCSAAAVDGAAVTHLGPTSASTPYTRRFRAAWHKSAIKLVSAKLHTPFTGESSFANDPETGISIRYWRGSDISTGAHIHRWDAIFGAVNADPLMGAEISGS, from the coding sequence ATGGCTAATCAGTTCCTGAACGCGCAGGAATACGCGAACGTCATGCTGAAGATGACGAAGAACGCTCTCGTCACCGGCAAACTCGTTGATGGCGAGTTGAAAAACGAAGTCACCGACGAAAACGGCTTGTCCGTCTCGACCAAGCGTCCGCCCCGGTTTGCACCCAACGATTCCTCGGCCATGTCCGCCGCACTCGCTGCGCAGGACATCGTGACCGGCTCGGTCAACGTCGCAGTTGACCAGTACGCCAAGGTTCACGTGTCGGTTGGTGATATCGAATACGTGCAGTCCTTCAACGAGTTGATGAAGAACGCCACCATGAAGGCGGCTGCTTCGACGCTCGCACACCAGTTCGACAGCCACTTGCAGAAGCAGGTTGCCAAGTTCTCGTCCTACATCGGTGACACCACCACGGATTGGGCAACGCCTGCCGAGTTTGCTGCTGATGCTGGTCTGGCGATCCAGTCCCCGGCACAGTTCAACCGTGTGCATACGCGGCTGATGGACCTCGGGGTGCCGAACAGCGACATCAATTCGACCGTCCTGTTCAATGACGGCGAAAAGATCCGTGGTTCGCTGATTGGCGGCAGCATCGACGGCACGAACAAAAGTGCCCTGGAACGGATCAAAATTCCGGTTCTGTCGGAAATCGATGCGTACGCAACGCAGCAGTGCCCAAGCCTTGCGACCGGCACCCGCGTTTCGGCATTGACCTCGCTGATCGACAACGGCACCCTCTCGGTGAACTACCGCGATGTGAAGAATACGATGGTGCAGACCATCCACATCGACGGTCAGGCATCGGGTGTCACGATCAAGACCGGCGAGAAGATCACGATTGCCGGGGTCTATGCCTACGACTGGCGCAATCAGGTGGCATTGCCGTATCTCCAGACCTTCGTTGTTCTGGGCGGCGCTTCGACGGCTTCGGGGTCGGTTCCGACCACTTCGCCGCTGGGGACCGCGATCACGACCGATGCGAACGGCGACGTTGACCTGATCATCTCGCCCCCGATCATCGTGCCGGGTACGAATGACGGTGTTTCGACACTGGCCAACACGGCGTTTGCCACTTGTTCGGCTGCTGCGGTTGACGGTGCTGCCGTAACCCACCTTGGCCCGACTTCGGCATCGACGCCTTACACTCGTCGTTTCCGCGCCGCATGGCACAAGTCGGCTATCAAGCTGGTCTCGGCCAAGCTCCACACACCGTTCACCGGGGAATCGAGCTTCGCCAACGATCCCGAAACGGGCATTTCGATCCGCTACTGGCGCGGGTCGGACATCTCCACGGGTGCCCATATCCACCGTTGGGATGCCATCTTCGGCGCGGTCAATGCTGACCCGCTGATGGGTGCTGAGATCAGCGGCTCCTGA